The Bos mutus isolate GX-2022 chromosome 7, NWIPB_WYAK_1.1, whole genome shotgun sequence genome window below encodes:
- the LOC102269242 gene encoding olfactory receptor 7G1, protein MGPRNKTGILEFLLMEVTEDPELQPLHFILFLFIYLVTILGNLLIIMAVISDSHLHTPMYFFLYNLSFTDICLSTTTIPKMLVNIQTQNQSITYTGCLTQLCFILVFVGLENSLLTVMAYDRYVAIRHPLRYMAIMNFPLCGQLILFSLFISIVVALLHSLMVLQLTFCTDLEIPLFFCEVVQVIKLACSDTLINNILIYLATSIFGGIPVCGIIFSYIQIVSSVLRMPSASGKYKAFSTCGSHLSVMSLFYGTGFGVYISSDLTNSSKNTAVLSMMYTVVPQMMNPFIYSLRNRDMKGALRKLIVRTSFL, encoded by the coding sequence ATGGGACCCAGAAACAAAACAGGAATTTTAGAATTCCTTCTTATGGAAGTGACAGAAGATCCGGAACTGCAGCCACTCCACTTCATTCTGTTCCTGTTCATATACCTGGTTACCATTCTGGGAAACCTGCTCATCATCATGGCTGTCATCTCtgactcccacctccacacccccatgtacttctttctctACAACTTGTCCTTTACTGACATCTGTTTAAGCACAACCACGATCCCAAAGATGCTAGTGAACATCCAAACACAGAATCAGAGCATCACATATACAGGCTGCCTCACCCAGCTCTGCTTCATCCTAGTCTTTGTTGGTTTGGAAAATAGTCTTCTCACAGTAATGGCCTATGACCGGTATGTGGCCATTCGTCACCCACTGAGGTACATGGCCATCATGAACTTCCCCCTCTGTGGCCAGCTGATTCTATTCTCCTTGTTTATTAGCATCGTGGTTgcccttcttcacagtctgatGGTGTTGCAGCTGACCTTTTGCACAGATCTGGAAATCCCCCTCTTCTTCTGTGAAGTTGTTCAGGTCATCAAGCTTGCATGTTCTGATACCCTCATTAACAATATCCTGATATATTTGGCAACTAGCATATTTGGGGGTATTCCTGTGTGTGGAATCATTTTCTCTTATATTCAGATAGTGTCCTCTGTCTTGAGAATGCCATCAGCAAGTGGAAAGTATAAAGCGTTTTCCACCTGTGGGTCTCACCTCTCAGTTATGTCCTTATTCTATGGGACAGGTTTTGGGGTGTATATTAGTTCTGATCTTACTAACTCTTCCAAAAACACTGCCGTGCTTTCAATGATGTACACTGTTGTTCCTCAAATGATGAACCCCTTCATTTATAGCCTGAGGAACAGGGACATGAAAGGAGCTCTGAGAAAACTCATCGTTAGGACTTCTTTTCTGTGA